CCCGCCCCGACCGCCCTGTACGTCCGGCTGGGCGGAAAGCGGCCCGTGGGGTGCGCCCGGCCGCTGTGACACGGCCGGGCGCGAAAGCGACGTGCTTTACGGACGCAGCGTCATCTCACGCTGGGTGTCCCGCTTGTCGAGCTTGGCGTCGAACTTCGCCAGCGGCTTCGCCGCCTGCGGGTCCGCCTGCACCGTGCTGGAGGCGACACCGGCCCAGTCGAGGATGCGTGCGGTGGCGAGGGCCTTCTGCTCGGGCACGAGGCCCGCCACGTTGGCGCCGTGGTTCATGCCGGGGGCGGTCATGACGTAGGAGTCCTTCGCGCCCTTGCCGACGCGGAAGGGTTCCGCGCCCCACGGGTCGTTCTGGCCGTAGACGAACAGCATCTGCCGGGCGTTGTGCCGGACCCAGGTGTCCACGTCCCGCATCGCCGACGGCTGGAACCTCATGGGGATGTCCCGGGGGACGAAGTTGCGCGGCGGCTGGTAGCCGTAGCGGATGTACTGCTTCTCGATGTGCGGGAAGCGGATGGTCGGCGCGCCGAGCTGGGTGCCGGCCTGGTAGTAGTACGGCGTGTAGGTCGTCAGGCCCTGGTCGGCGTAGGCGGAGAAGCCGGAGATCGTGTCGACGGAGTCCCAGATCTCCTCGTCGGTGGCCTTCTTGGCGTCGGCCGGGATCTGGTCGCAGTCGGACAGCAGGCTGTACTGCCAGAAGCCCCACACGTAGTCGAGGACGGTCGCCTCGAACGCCTTGTCCAGGCTTCCGATGGTCGTGAAGGTGAGGCCGTTGTCCTGCGCGAAGGCCGCGTACTTCTTCTCCAGCGGCTCACGGCGCACCAGCGCCTCGCGCTGTACGCCGTTCAGCCGGTCGCGGCACTCCTCGGTGCCGACGCGGGCGAAGAAGCGGTCGTAGGCGGAGTCCTCCTTATTCACCACGTCGTTGGGGGCGACGTAGGCGACGACGCCGTCCATGTCCCGCGGGTGGAAGCGCTCGTAGTAGGTGGCGGTCATGCCGCCCTTCGAGCCACCCGTGGAGATCCACTTCTTGCTGTAGATGCCCTTCAGGGCCTTGAAGACGCGGTGCTGGTCGTCGGCCGCCTGCCGGATGTCCAGCTTGGACCAGTCGGCCGGGGCGGGCCGGGACGGGGTGAAGAAGCGGTACTCCAGGGAGACCTGGTTGCCGTCCACGATCTGGGTCGGCTCGCTGCGGCGGGGCGTCGTGGAGACGTTGTAGCCGCTGGTGAAGAACACCGTCGGGCGCGAGACGTCCTTGTGCAGCAAGGTGATGCGCTGCTGGAAGGTGCCCTTCGAAGGCTTCCGGTGGTCGATCGGCTGCGTGTAGTTCAGGACGAAGAAGCGGTAACCGGTGTACGGCTTCTCCTCGACGAGGCTCATGCCCGGTATGGAGAGCAGCCTCTCCTTGATGTCGGTGGTGCCGGCGGCGGTGGCCGCTCCCGCCGTGCCCAGTGTGCCTATGAGCACCGTGAGCGCCAGCAGCCATCTGAGCGCCTTGCGCATGCGCACTCCCCTGTGAGACAGATGTGCGCCGGAAGCTAGCGGATCAACTCACCGGAGCACCAGGGGACATAGGGAAAACCCTGTGCGCGGGGGCGGGTTCGCTGGGCGCGGGCCGTCAGCAGAGAATCCAGCCGGAGCTGAACTTCCCCCTGCCGACCTGGCCCTTGAGCCAGACGCAGCGGCGTCCGGCGTGCACGGTCACCGGGCCCGCGTGGTAGGCGTACTTGCCCGCGTCGACGACCGGCCGGTTGCCGCGCGCCTGCACACTCACCGACATCGTGCGCTTCACGCCGGGCTTCTTGGTGAGGGTCACGGCGCAGACGTAGCCGCCGCGCTTGTAGACGAGCACGGTCCCGGAGGCGAACGGCAGGGTGCGGACCTTGCGGCCGGGGCAGAGGGCGGAGGCGGCCTGCGCCTCCCCCGGCGCGGCGACGGCGAGCAGCCCGGAGGCGGTCAGCACGGCCAGCCCGAGCGCGAGCCGCCGCCGTATCGCTCCACTGTGCACTGTCGTCCTCCCCGTACCGCGTCGTCCGCGACCATCGGCGTACGCCAGTACGGACGCATGACGTATGTCGGATGGTTGCGCGGGCGTCACGGAGACGCGGCAAGGGGGGCCGTCAGCGGGACGCCCCGACCGGCTCCTCCGGCTCGGCGGCGCCGATGAACGTCCGCCACAGCTCCGCGTACCGGCCGCCCCGAGCGAGCAGCTCCTCGTGCGTGCCGTCCTCGGCGACCCGGCCGTGGTCCATGACGACGACCCGGTCGGCGCGGGCGGCGGTGGTGAGGCGGTGGGCGACAATCAAGGTGGTGCGCGCGTAAGCGCTCGACGAGGGGCGGTGGTCGGGCGACGGGAGGGCGGCGCGGCGGCCCGCGATGCGGTCGGTGGCCTGGTTGACCTGGGCCTCGGTGGCCAGGTCCAGGGCGGCCGTGGCCTCGTCGAGCAGCAGGACGTCCGGGTCGACCAGTTCGGCGCGGGCCAGCGCGATCAGCTGGCGCTGCCCGGCGGACAGGTTGCGGCCCCGCTCGGCGACCTCGTGGAGGTAGCCGCCCTCCAGCGTGGCGATCATGTCGTGCGCGCCGACCGCGCGGGCCGCCGCCTCGACCTCGGCGTCGGTGGCATCCGGGCGGCCGTAGGCGATGGCGTCGCGGACGGTGCCCTGGAAGAGGTACGCCTCCTGCGGGACGACCCCCAGACGATGCCGGTACGAGGTGAGGTCCAGGGCCCGCAGATCGGTGCCGTCGACGGTGACCCGGCCGCCGGTGGGGTCGTAGAAGCGGGCCACGAGCTTGACGAGGGTCGACTTGCCCGCGCCGGTCTCACCGACGAAGGCGACGGTCTGCCCGGCCGGGATGCGCAGGTCGACCCCGCCGAGGGCCGCCTCCCCTTCACCGGCGGTGCCGTATTCGAAGCGCACGTCCTCGAAGGCGATGTCGCCGCGCAGCGACAGCACCTCGAGGGGTTCGTCGGCGGACTTCGTCGACGTCGGCTCCCGGAGCATCTCCTGGATGCGGCCGAGCGAGACGGTCGCCTGCTGGTAGCCGTCGAAGACCTGGGAGAGCTGCTGCACGGGCGCGAAGAACAGGTCGATGTAGAGCAGGTACGCCACCAGCGAGCCGATCGCCAGCGTCCCGTCGTCGACCCGGGCCCCGCCCACGATCAGCACCGCCGCCGCGGCCACCGACGACAGGAACTGCACGAACGGGAAGTACACCGAGATCAGCCACTGGCCCCGGATGCGCGCCTGGCGGTAGCTCTCGCTGTGCCCGGCGAACCGCCGCCCGCCGTCCCGCTCGCGCCGGAAGGCCTGCACGATCCGCAGCCCGGACACCGACTCCTGGAGGTCGGCGTTGACGACCGCCACGCGTTCGCGGGCCAGCTCGTACGCCTTCACGGACGCGCGGCGGAAGAAGTACGTGGCGACGATCAGCGGCGGCAGCGTCGCGAAGACGACGAGCGCCAGCTCCACGTCGATCACCAGCAGCGCGACCATGATGCCGAAGAAGGTGACGACCGAGACGAAGGCCGTGACCAGCCCCGTCTGGAGGAACGTCGACAGCGCGTCGACGTCGGTCGTCATCCGGGTCATGATCCGCCCGGTCAGCTCACGCTCGTAGTAGTCGAGCCCGAGGCGCTGGAGCTGGGAGAAGATCTTCAGCCGCAGCGAGTACAGGACCCGCTCGCCGGTACGCCCGGTCATCCGGGTCTCACCGATCTGGGCCGCCCACTGCACGGCCACCGTCAGCAGCCCGAGCAGGGCCGCCGCCCAGACGGCACCCTGGGCGGCCTGTGTGACGCCCGAGTCGATGCCGTGCCGGATCAGCACGGGCAGCAACAGGCCCATGCCCGCGTCGGTGGCGACCAGGGCCAGGCTGACCAGCAGCGGTAGCCCGAAGCCGCGCAGCAGCCGGCGCAGACCGTAGGACTCCTCCGGCTGGACGGCCCGCGACTCGTCGACGTCCGGGACGTCGGTGGCCGGGGGCAGTGCCTCGACCTGGGCGAGCAGCTCGGGGGTGGCGGGGCTTTCGGCGAGGGCCAGGTCCTTGCGCTCGCGGTCTCCCGTCCACAGCCGGGGGGTGACCCCGCGCTCGGCGTCGAACTCGGCGTCCAGCTCGTCCCGGACGGAGGTGTCCTCCTGGGGGCAGGCCGGCGGGGTGTGGCCCGGGGAGACCGCGCCCAGCTCGTCCGGGTCGGTGAGCAGGCGCCGGTAGAGGGCGGACCGCTCCTGGAGCTCCTCGTGGGTGCCGATGTCGGCGAGGCGGCCGTCGTCCAGGACGGCGATGCGGTCGGCGAGGTTCAGGGTGGAGCGGCGGTGGGCGATCAGCAGGGTCGTACGGCCCCGCATGACCCCCTTCAGGGCCTCGTGGATCTCGTGCTCGACGCGGGCGTCCACGGCGGAGGTGGCGTCGTCCAGGACGAGCAGGCGCGGGTCGCTGAGGATGGCGCGGGCGAGGGCGACGCGCTGGCGCTGGCCGCCGGAGAGGGTGAGGCCGTGCTCGCCGACGGTGGTGTCGTAGCCGTCGGGGAGTTCCGCGATGAACCGGTCCGCCTGGGCGGCGCGTGCGGCCTTCTCGATCTCCTCCCGGGTGGCGTCCGGGCGGCCGTAGGCGATGTTGTCGCGGACGGTGTCGGAGAACAGGAACGAGTCCTCCGGGACCAGCCCGATCGCCGCCCGCAGCGACTGAAGGGTCAGTTCCCGCACGTCGTGCCCGCCGACCAGGACGGCCCCGCGAGTGACGTCGTAGAAGCGCGGCAGGAGGAGGGAGACCGTGGACTTGCCGGAACCGGAGGAGCCGACGACGGCGAGGGTCTCGCCCGGGCGGATCTCGAAGGACAGCCCGTCGAGGACGCTGCGGTCGTCGTCATAGCCGAAGGAGACGTCGTCGAACTCGACCGTCGCGGGGGCGTCGGCGGGCAGGTCCTTGTGGCCGTCCTCCATCGACGGCTCGGTGTCGATCAGCTCCAGGACGCGCTCGGTGCCGGCGCGGGCCTGCTGGCCGACGGTGAGCACCATCGCGAGCATGCGGACCGGGCCGACCAGCTGGGCGAGGTAGGTGGAGAAGGCGACGAACGTGCCGAGCGTGATGTGCCCGCGCACCGCCAGCCAGCCGCCGAGGGCCAGCATCGCGACCTGGCCGAGAGCCGGGACGGCCTGCAGGGCCGGGGTGTAGACCGAGTTCAGGCGGATGGTGCGCAGCCGGCCCGCGAACAGCCGGCGGCCGACCTCCCGGAGCTTGCCGGTCTCCTGCTCCTCCTGCCCGAAGCCCTTCACCACGCGTACGCCGCTGACGGCGCCGTCGACCACGCCCGCGACGGCGGCGGCCTGGGCCTGGGCGTACCAGGTGGAGGGGTGGAGCCGGGTGCGGCTGCGCTTGGCGATCCACCAGATGGCGGGCGCCACCGCCAGGGCGACCAGGGTCAGCGGCACGGACAGCCACGCCATGATCACCAGAGAGATCAGGAAGAGCATGAAGTTCCCGATGGTCATCGGGAGCATGAAGAGCAGGCCCTGGATCAGCTGCAGGTCACTGGTGGCCCGGCCGACGACCTGCCCGGTGGACAGCTCGTCCTGGCGGCGGCCGTCGAGCCGGGTGATCGTGCCGTACATCTCCGTCCGCAGGTCGTGCTGGACGTCGAGGGCGAGGCGGCCACCGTAGTAGCGGCGTATGTAGGTGAGGACGTAGACGACCAGCGCGGCTGCGACGAGGAGACCGGCCCAGGTGGTCATGTCTCTGGTGTGCTCGCTGATGACGTCGTCGATGATCACCTTGGTGATCAGCGGGACGAGCGCCATGACGGCCATGCCGATCAGGGAGGAGCCGAGGGCGAGTACGACGTCCTTCGGGTGGCGCCACGCGTAGGCCCACAGTCGTCGTGCCCATCCCCGTTTCGGTGTCACACCGGTGCCTTCCATCCGTCCTGAGCTGCCGGAAGGCGACAACACGGGATCCACCCGATTTCATCCCGCGGCGCCGCTTCCCCGACCAGCGGACGAGGAACACCCGCCCTAGGTCTAAGCTCCCCGGTCATGGTGCCCTCACTCGCCCAGGTGTCCCGGCGACCCCGCTTCGCGCTCACCGAGACCGTGGTGGCCCTGTGCGCCGCCCTGTGCTGGCGGCTGCTCGCCTTCGCGATGTACGCGGAGGGCTACGACCTGGACCCGAGCGCGCCGCGCCAGATGTCCGGAGACGCGGAGATCGCGCACCTGGCCCTGCTCCTGGCGGTCTCGGTCGCGGTGACCTGGTCGCTGCGGCTGCTGCCCTGGCCGCCACTGCGCCCCGCGGTGGACGCACTCGCCGTGGTGCGCCTCGCCGCGGTGCTGCTGCTGTCTGCGGTGATGGTGCTGGCCCTGCTCACCGGGGTCCGTGTCCCGGTGCTGGGGTGGCAGATGTGATCACCCGCGGGCGGCGGGGACTCAGACGCGCACGCGGAGGGAGTAGAAGCGGGTCGTCTGAACGGCGTTCTGGTTGTCGTCGCTGACCAGCAGGACCTTCAGGGCGTTCCTCGTCCGGCCTGTGATCGTCATGCCCTCGATGTTGTCCAGGAGAGGGTTCGGCTGGGGCTGCTTGGCCGTCGCTCCCAGGGACGGGCAGGTCGCGAGGTCGGTGAGCAAGGTCTTCCTCATCGCGTGGCGCGGGTCGGCAAGGTAGAGGCGGACCGTGTTGCCCACGCCTGCCGTGAAGCCGCGTTCCAGGACCAGGAGGCGGCCGTCGGGGGTGGCCTGGATCTCGGGGACGCCGAGGCCGGGGTCCGTGCGGTACGTGTACGGGGCGGCGAGCCGGAAGTGGCCCCCGTGACGGTTCCAGGTCTGGAAGCGGACGGTGTCGGCGGGGTCGCCGGCGAGGGCGTACTCCATGGACGCGACCAGGGTGCGGCCGCCGGGCAGCAGGGTCAGACCCTCGAAGGTGCCGTTGGGCTGCCCTCGGCCCGCGGGGCTCACGCGCAGGTCGTCGGGGACCGGAAGGCGGTCGAGGATCTTGCCGGTGCGGGAGTAGCGGCGTACCGACGGCTCGGTCTCGGAGGTGACGAGGTACGTGCCGTCGCCGTCCACGACCAGGCCCTCGGAGTCGAGTGCGGCTCCGCTCTCGTCGGCCAGGGGGATCACGGAACGGGGCTTCAGGGTCCTCGCGTCCAGGCGGAACAGCGACGAGCGGTCCGAGAGGGCAGCCAGGGAGCCGTCCCGGATGACGGCCAGCGCGGAGAAGTTGCCGACGAAGGTGTCCTCGTACGTCGTCTTGTCGAGCGCGTCGGAGAAGCGGTCGAGGGAGACGGACGGGGAGCAGGCGTGGGACGTGCGCGCCTGGGCAGGGCCGGCGGCGGTCAGGCACGTGGCCGCCGCCAGGCCCGCCGTGAGAAGGGCGAGGTGGGTTCTCAGGGGCATGGACGTCACCGTAGAGCGGGCCGGTGACGCCGGGTGGGCGGCCAGGTGAAGGTCGGCCGTTCCGGTGAGTCGGTCACACCGGCAGCTACTTGCCCTACCTTGTGGCTGTTTGCCCGGATATGGAAAACGCCTTCCCCCTGTGCTCTACACCCTCCTCGCCTTCGTCAGGAGGATCCTGGATCTGGGCTAGGACCTGGCGAACCCGCCGGACCCGTCAACTCGCCGCCAGATCCTTGTGGATGACCTTGGCCACGGCCTGGATGGTGGCGATGCCATAGTTCATCGTGCTGTTCCCGTGGGTCAGCACCGTCATCACGTAGTCGTGGCCGCCGCCCTTGAACGCGCCGACGCTGTGCACCCGCCACCCGTTCGTGGAGCGCTGCAGCCAGCCGTTCTTGACGGCCACCGTGACGCCTGAGGGCACTCCGTACGGGGTGCCCCAGCGCTGGGACGAGACGACCTGGCCCATCAGCTTGACGATGTAGGCGCGGGAGTTGTCGCTGAGGACCGCGTTCTTGGCGGTGAGGAGCTTCAGCAGCTTCTGCTCGTCGGTGACGGTGATCTGCGTCAGGCCCCAGTAGCCGTTCGCGCCGGGCTTGGTCTGCGTCATGCCGGCGGCCTTGAGGAAGTTCTTGATCTTCGTCATGCCGAGCTGCTTCCACAGGGTGGAGGTCGCCGCGTTGTCCGACTTGGTGATCATCGCCTTGGCGAGGGTGTTCTCGCGGTCGGTGAGGTACCGGTTCGTCTTCTTCGCGTCCCACAGCAGTGTGGCGAGGACCGTGACCTTGACGACGCTGGCCGAGTCGTAGGCGGAGCTCGCGCGCAGGGTGCAGGTCGTGTTGGTGCTGCGGTCGTAGAGGCCGACGGCGACCGTGCCCTTGCGGGTGGCGAGCGCGGCGGTGATGTCCTTCTTCAGCTTGGTGGCGAGCCCGGCCTTGGCGGACGTGCAGGTCACGGCCGGAGCGGCAGCGGCGGCGGGCGTGGCGGCAGCGACGAGCGGCACGAGGACGCCCGTACCCACGGCCGCCGCCAGCACCCTCGCGCGGCGGGATATCCCAGAAGTCATGCACGTCATGACTCTCGGGTGCGGGCGAATGGTTGTAGGGATGACGAAGACTTGTGCGAGTCGTTACCGGAGGCCGCCCGTGTTCACAGGCGGCGGCCGGCTTCGGCACAGCGGCCTCCCATCTCGGCTGTCCACGATGCCGGGGTGACCTCTGCCACCGAAACCCAGCTCCGCGCCGCCGAGCCCCCTCCGGCCCCGCCCCAGGACGCCGCCACCGCGCCGCGTTGGTCCCTGCCCGCGCTGCTCGCGATCCTCGCCCTGGCCGCGGTGCTGTACTCCTGGAACCTGTCCGGATCCAGCCTCAACAGCTTCTACAGCGCCGCCGTGCTGAGCGGCACCGAGAGCTGGAAGGCCTGGTTCTTCGGCTCGCTGGACGCCGGGAACTTCCTCACCGTCGACAAGCCGCCGCTCGCGCTGATGGTGATGGGCCTGTCCTGCCGGATCTTCGGATACGGCACCTGGCAGATGATGGCGCCGATGATCGTGGCCGCCCTGGCCACCCTCTGGATCCTGCACTCCTCGGTGAAGCGGGTGTTCGGGCACGCGGCGGCGGCCGTGGCGGCCCTCGTCCTCGCCCTCACCCCGATCACGGTCGCCATCAACCGGGACAACAACCCCGACACTCTGCTGGTGTTCCTGATGGTGGCCGGCGCGGCGCTCGCCCTGCGCGCCACGCGCGACGGCCGGCTGCTGCCGCTGCTCGGTTCGGCGGCCTGCTTCGGGCTCGCCTTCAACACCAAGATGCTCCAGGGGTACATCGCGCTGCCCGCCGTGTTCGTGGTCTATCTGTACGCGGCGAAGCCGGCGGTGGTGAAGCGCATCGTCCATCTGCTCCTCGCCGCAGTGGTGCTGGCCGTCTCCAGCTTCTGGTGGGCCGCGGCCGTGTCGCTGGTCCCGGCCTCGGACCGGCCGTACATCGGCGGTTCGACGGACGGCACCGCCTGGAACCTGATCATGGGCTACAACGGCCTCGGCCGGATCCTCGGCGGCGAGGGCAACGGCGGGGGCGGCGGAGGCGGTGGCGGCGGCTTCTCCGGCACCGCGGGCCTCGGGCGGATGTTCAACGACATCCTCGGCGGCCAGATCTCCTGGCTGATCCCGTTCGCGGGCATCGCGCTCGTCGGCGGCCTGGTGCTGTGCGGCCGTGCCGCGCGTACGGACCTCACCCGGGCCGCGCTCGTGCTGTGGGGCGGCTGGACCGTGCTGCACTACCTGACCTTCGCCCTGGCGGAGGGCACCATGCACCCGTACTACACGACCGCGCTCGCCCCGGGCATCGCGGCGCTGTGCGCGGGCGGCGGGGTGCTGCTGCTGCGGGCCTTCCGCGCGGATGGGCGGTGGGTGTGGGTGCTGCCGCTCGCCCTGGGCGTCACGGCCGTCTGGGCCGCGGTGCTGCTGCGGCGGGCCTCCGGCTGGAACTCCTGGCTGTGGCCTGCCGTCTTGGTCGTCATGGCGCTGGCCGTGGCGGGCCTGTTCGTCTTCCGCTCCGCCACCTCGAGGCTGCGGCTGCGGCTGCTGGCGGTGTCGGTGGCGGCCGCCGTCGTCGCGGCGGTGGCGGGCCCGGCGGCGTACGCCTGGTCGGTTCCGTCATCGGGAGCGAGCGGCGGCATGGGCGGTACGAACCCGACGGCGGGGCCGACCACGGGCAGCGGCTTCGGCGGGCCCGGGGGCGGGGGCGGCCGGGGGTTCCCGGGCGGGGGCTCGGACGGTCCCGGCGGCGGGAGCCGGCAGGGCGGCGACACCCAGGCCGGGGGCGGCTCCCTGGGTGGCGGGATGCCGTCCGGCGAGCAGAGCGGGCAGGCTCCCGAAGGGTCGGGCACCCCTGGGGGTACGCCCCCGAACGGCGGCGGCACGTCGGCCGAGGGCGGCTCCGGCACCGGCCGGTCCGGCGGTGCGGGCGGTCAGCCCGGCGGTACGGGCGGGGGCCCCGGCGGCGGCGCGAGCAGTGAACTCATCGCGTACCTGAAGAAGCACCAGGACGGAGCCGAGTGGCTGCTGGCGGTGTCGAGTTCGCAGGGTGCCGCCCAGCTCATCCTGAGCAGCGGTGAGCCCGTCATCTCGATGTGGGGCTGGTCCGGCAGCGACCAGGCGATGACGCTCGCCAGGCTCAAGGAGCTGGTGAAGAAGGGCGACCTGCACTACATCCAGCTCGGCGGGGACGGGAGTGCCCCCGCGCGAGCGGATTCGAGCGTGGGGGAGGGCGGCGGCACGGGCGGCCCGGGTGGCGGATCCACCGTCAGCTCCGAAGTCACGGCGTGGGTGCGGAAGCACGGCACGGCGGTGAAGGAGAGCGACTACAGCGCGAACTCGGACACCGGCTCCGACTCGTCCTCGGAGTCGACCGTCTACCGCCTCGACCCGTCCGACGTCAGCTGATCCCGCACAACCACGCCCGAACGAACGGCCCCCGACCCCTCGGTCCGGGGCCGTTCCCCTGTCCCGGATCATGGACACCGGTGTCCGGCGAACGGGTGAAGGGAGACGCAGCGGTGGGCTACTGCCTGGAGATGAGCACCGGCGACATGAGAACGGTGGTGCGGCTGCTCACGGCGGTGGAGCGGACCGAGCAGCAGGAGCGCACGCTCGCCCGGGTGCGCACGGAGTGCGAGCGGACCGACGCCCGCTTCCAGGAGCAGGGCGTCGACCTCGACGTCTCCATCAGCCAGGCCCTGGACGAGCTGATCGACGGCACCCCGAGCACCGACCTGTGCCCCGCCTACAGCTACGCCTTCTACCAGGCCGTCGCGGCGCACTTCTCCGACCCCACCGACCTCGGCGCCTGGCGCCGCCCGGCGTGGTTCTACGCCATGGACGACGAACTGGCCCGGCACGGCGTACCGTCCGACCTGCTCCCGGGCACGTTCCTGTTCAGCGGTCCGCCGCTGCGGCTGCCCCACCCCGGCGACGCGGTGCCCGCGATCGGCACGCTGCCGGCCCAGCGGGCCGCCGCCCTCGCCGACGCCTACACCCGCGTACTCGACCGCCTCGACCCCGAATTCCGTGGCCCGGCCCGCCGGTTCGCCGACGCCATGCGGTGGGAGGCGGAGGAGTGGGAGAGCGCCCGGCAGCTCGGGACGAACCCTGACACGCTGCTCTTCTGGTTCCACTGACACCTGCTCGACCTCTTGACGCCGTCTTTCCCGCCGGGATACTTGCGGTCGACAGCGCGCCAACTGCCGTGTCGTTCAAGGGCTTTGTGCGGACGGCGGCGGCGCCTGTCCGAGATCCCGAACGTCGTGCGAAGTTTCGCAAGTTTCGTGACGACCACCCCCCACCGGAGGATCCGCACATGAGCCCACGCAAGGCACTCATAGCCGCCCTGACCGCCGCCCTGCTGGCCGGCCCCGGCGTCGCCCAGGCCGCCACTCCCCAGGCTGCGCCCACCCCCGCCCGGGAACGCGCCGCCGCGGCCACCATCACCTGGTCCCTCGTCCGTGCGAGCAACCCCACCGCGGACCAGCGCTCGGCCTACGACTCCATCACCAAGGCCATGAACGCGGCGGTGGCCCGTTACAACAACCTCAGCGACCTGGGCAAGACGATCACGGTCCGCTACGAGCCGGGCGTCCCCACCGCCGACGGCAGCACCAACGGCA
This is a stretch of genomic DNA from Streptomyces hawaiiensis. It encodes these proteins:
- a CDS encoding serine hydrolase; translated protein: MTSGISRRARVLAAAVGTGVLVPLVAAATPAAAAAPAVTCTSAKAGLATKLKKDITAALATRKGTVAVGLYDRSTNTTCTLRASSAYDSASVVKVTVLATLLWDAKKTNRYLTDRENTLAKAMITKSDNAATSTLWKQLGMTKIKNFLKAAGMTQTKPGANGYWGLTQITVTDEQKLLKLLTAKNAVLSDNSRAYIVKLMGQVVSSQRWGTPYGVPSGVTVAVKNGWLQRSTNGWRVHSVGAFKGGGHDYVMTVLTHGNSTMNYGIATIQAVAKVIHKDLAAS
- a CDS encoding S28 family serine protease — its product is MRKALRWLLALTVLIGTLGTAGAATAAGTTDIKERLLSIPGMSLVEEKPYTGYRFFVLNYTQPIDHRKPSKGTFQQRITLLHKDVSRPTVFFTSGYNVSTTPRRSEPTQIVDGNQVSLEYRFFTPSRPAPADWSKLDIRQAADDQHRVFKALKGIYSKKWISTGGSKGGMTATYYERFHPRDMDGVVAYVAPNDVVNKEDSAYDRFFARVGTEECRDRLNGVQREALVRREPLEKKYAAFAQDNGLTFTTIGSLDKAFEATVLDYVWGFWQYSLLSDCDQIPADAKKATDEEIWDSVDTISGFSAYADQGLTTYTPYYYQAGTQLGAPTIRFPHIEKQYIRYGYQPPRNFVPRDIPMRFQPSAMRDVDTWVRHNARQMLFVYGQNDPWGAEPFRVGKGAKDSYVMTAPGMNHGANVAGLVPEQKALATARILDWAGVASSTVQADPQAAKPLAKFDAKLDKRDTQREMTLRP
- a CDS encoding glycosyltransferase family 39 protein; translated protein: MTSATETQLRAAEPPPAPPQDAATAPRWSLPALLAILALAAVLYSWNLSGSSLNSFYSAAVLSGTESWKAWFFGSLDAGNFLTVDKPPLALMVMGLSCRIFGYGTWQMMAPMIVAALATLWILHSSVKRVFGHAAAAVAALVLALTPITVAINRDNNPDTLLVFLMVAGAALALRATRDGRLLPLLGSAACFGLAFNTKMLQGYIALPAVFVVYLYAAKPAVVKRIVHLLLAAVVLAVSSFWWAAAVSLVPASDRPYIGGSTDGTAWNLIMGYNGLGRILGGEGNGGGGGGGGGGFSGTAGLGRMFNDILGGQISWLIPFAGIALVGGLVLCGRAARTDLTRAALVLWGGWTVLHYLTFALAEGTMHPYYTTALAPGIAALCAGGGVLLLRAFRADGRWVWVLPLALGVTAVWAAVLLRRASGWNSWLWPAVLVVMALAVAGLFVFRSATSRLRLRLLAVSVAAAVVAAVAGPAAYAWSVPSSGASGGMGGTNPTAGPTTGSGFGGPGGGGGRGFPGGGSDGPGGGSRQGGDTQAGGGSLGGGMPSGEQSGQAPEGSGTPGGTPPNGGGTSAEGGSGTGRSGGAGGQPGGTGGGPGGGASSELIAYLKKHQDGAEWLLAVSSSQGAAQLILSSGEPVISMWGWSGSDQAMTLARLKELVKKGDLHYIQLGGDGSAPARADSSVGEGGGTGGPGGGSTVSSEVTAWVRKHGTAVKESDYSANSDTGSDSSSESTVYRLDPSDVS
- a CDS encoding ABC transporter ATP-binding protein translates to MTPKRGWARRLWAYAWRHPKDVVLALGSSLIGMAVMALVPLITKVIIDDVISEHTRDMTTWAGLLVAAALVVYVLTYIRRYYGGRLALDVQHDLRTEMYGTITRLDGRRQDELSTGQVVGRATSDLQLIQGLLFMLPMTIGNFMLFLISLVIMAWLSVPLTLVALAVAPAIWWIAKRSRTRLHPSTWYAQAQAAAVAGVVDGAVSGVRVVKGFGQEEQETGKLREVGRRLFAGRLRTIRLNSVYTPALQAVPALGQVAMLALGGWLAVRGHITLGTFVAFSTYLAQLVGPVRMLAMVLTVGQQARAGTERVLELIDTEPSMEDGHKDLPADAPATVEFDDVSFGYDDDRSVLDGLSFEIRPGETLAVVGSSGSGKSTVSLLLPRFYDVTRGAVLVGGHDVRELTLQSLRAAIGLVPEDSFLFSDTVRDNIAYGRPDATREEIEKAARAAQADRFIAELPDGYDTTVGEHGLTLSGGQRQRVALARAILSDPRLLVLDDATSAVDARVEHEIHEALKGVMRGRTTLLIAHRRSTLNLADRIAVLDDGRLADIGTHEELQERSALYRRLLTDPDELGAVSPGHTPPACPQEDTSVRDELDAEFDAERGVTPRLWTGDRERKDLALAESPATPELLAQVEALPPATDVPDVDESRAVQPEESYGLRRLLRGFGLPLLVSLALVATDAGMGLLLPVLIRHGIDSGVTQAAQGAVWAAALLGLLTVAVQWAAQIGETRMTGRTGERVLYSLRLKIFSQLQRLGLDYYERELTGRIMTRMTTDVDALSTFLQTGLVTAFVSVVTFFGIMVALLVIDVELALVVFATLPPLIVATYFFRRASVKAYELARERVAVVNADLQESVSGLRIVQAFRRERDGGRRFAGHSESYRQARIRGQWLISVYFPFVQFLSSVAAAAVLIVGGARVDDGTLAIGSLVAYLLYIDLFFAPVQQLSQVFDGYQQATVSLGRIQEMLREPTSTKSADEPLEVLSLRGDIAFEDVRFEYGTAGEGEAALGGVDLRIPAGQTVAFVGETGAGKSTLVKLVARFYDPTGGRVTVDGTDLRALDLTSYRHRLGVVPQEAYLFQGTVRDAIAYGRPDATDAEVEAAARAVGAHDMIATLEGGYLHEVAERGRNLSAGQRQLIALARAELVDPDVLLLDEATAALDLATEAQVNQATDRIAGRRAALPSPDHRPSSSAYARTTLIVAHRLTTAARADRVVVMDHGRVAEDGTHEELLARGGRYAELWRTFIGAAEPEEPVGASR
- a CDS encoding esterase-like activity of phytase family protein; translated protein: MPLRTHLALLTAGLAAATCLTAAGPAQARTSHACSPSVSLDRFSDALDKTTYEDTFVGNFSALAVIRDGSLAALSDRSSLFRLDARTLKPRSVIPLADESGAALDSEGLVVDGDGTYLVTSETEPSVRRYSRTGKILDRLPVPDDLRVSPAGRGQPNGTFEGLTLLPGGRTLVASMEYALAGDPADTVRFQTWNRHGGHFRLAAPYTYRTDPGLGVPEIQATPDGRLLVLERGFTAGVGNTVRLYLADPRHAMRKTLLTDLATCPSLGATAKQPQPNPLLDNIEGMTITGRTRNALKVLLVSDDNQNAVQTTRFYSLRVRV
- a CDS encoding DUF7691 family protein, translating into MSGERVKGDAAVGYCLEMSTGDMRTVVRLLTAVERTEQQERTLARVRTECERTDARFQEQGVDLDVSISQALDELIDGTPSTDLCPAYSYAFYQAVAAHFSDPTDLGAWRRPAWFYAMDDELARHGVPSDLLPGTFLFSGPPLRLPHPGDAVPAIGTLPAQRAAALADAYTRVLDRLDPEFRGPARRFADAMRWEAEEWESARQLGTNPDTLLFWFH